The Microbacterium oleivorans genome contains the following window.
GCCCTCGCGGCAGCCGGCTACCGCATCGCCACCACGGGCGCGGCGGAGCGCCAGGGGGTCGTTCACCGCCTCGATGTCGGCACGAGCGGGCTGATGGCGGTGGCCAAGAGCGAGCGCGCCTACGTCGCGCTCAAGCGCGCCTTCAAGGAGCGCGAGGTCGAGAAGATCTACCACGCCGTGGTCCAGGGCCATCCCGACCCTCTCAGCGGCACGATCGACGGCCCCATCGGGCGGCATCCCTCGCATTCCTGGAAGTTCGCCGTCACGCCGACAGGCAAGGACTCGATCACCCACTACGAGACGCTCGAGGCGTTCCCGGGAGCCTCGCTGCTCGAGATCCACCTCGAGACCGGACGCACCCACCAGATCCGCGTGCACATGGCCGCGCACCGCCATCCGTGCGTCGGCGACCCGCTGTACGGAGCGGACCCGACGATGTCGGCGCGCCTCGGCCTGTCGCGCCAGTGGCTGCACGCTCGCGAACTGTCGTTCGCGCATCCGGTGACGGGCGAGTGGTCGACCTTCTCCTCGCCCTACGCGCCCGACCTCGCTCACGCCCTCGCGGTGCTGCGGGAGGACTGACGTCAGGGCTCGCCGGCGCCGTCGGCGAGAGCGCGAGCGGCGCTGCGCGCGGTGAGCAGCTCGTCGACCATGGCGCCGTGCGCCGCGTCGAGGGCGGACGCATCCCCGTGGGCCGCCACCAGGGTGAGCCCGCCGCGCAGATTCGTCACCGCGCCGCCGAGCCCGGCAGCGACGGCATCCGCGGCGACGGCGACGTCGGCGAGAAGATGGCGGTTGCCGACGGCGGCGACCCTCTCGAGCTCGTGCCAGACGGCGAGGGAGACGGCTCCCAGCCGGGCGGACGTCCCGACCGCTGTCGCCCCCGCCGCGACGATCCGCGCGGAGCGTTCGTCGGAGCCCTCGGCCCCGGCTGGTCGCAGCGCCACGCCCAGTGCGCCGGAGGCGCGCGCGTCGCGTTCGGCCGCCGTGACGGCGCGTTCCCGCAGTTCGCCCAGGCGTCGATCGATCGCGTCGGTCTCGGGCGCATCGCGGGTGTAGCGGCAGACCATCTGCGCGAGCGCGGCGGAGATCGCCGTCATGATGCCGCTCGCCGCGCCCCCTCCGGGATCGCCCTGGTCGCGCGCGAGGGCGTCGAGCAGGGAGTCCAGGGCGGCGCCGTCCATCAGCGTCCGCCGCGGAAGGTGGCCGGGTCGTCCTCGGCGATCGCGAGGGCGACCTTGCGCACGTGCTCTGGCGCGACCTCGGTCATCTGCCCCAGGTCGTAGAAGCCCACCTCGGTCAGCTCCCCGTCGGCCGGGTGGGGATCGCCCGAGACCCAGGTGCAGCGGAAGACGAGATCGAGGTAGTCGACCTGGTCGCCGTTGGCGTAGACGATGCGAGGGATCTGGTGCACCAGCGCGAGGCGCTCGGCACGGACCACGATGCCGGCCTCCTCCAGGCATTCCCGGACCGCGGCGTCGGCGGGCTCCTCGCCGGGGTCGACGATGCCCGAAACCGGCTGCCAGCTGCCGTTGTCGGCACGGCGACCGAGGAGCACCTTCTCGTCGCGGAAGACGATCGCGGTGACCCCGACCAGCGGCAGGGGAGCGGTGCCGATCTTCTCGCGCAGTTCCAGGACGAAGTCGGGAGTGGCCATGAGCACAGCCTAGGTCTCGTGTCCGGGGCCGAACGTAGACTCGTTGCGTGGCATCCGACTCCTTCGTCCATCTGCACGTGCACAGCGAGTACTCGATGCTCGACGGTGCGGCCAAGATCGCCGCGATGACGCAGGCGGCGTCCGACTACGGGATGCCGGCGATCGCGGTCACCGACCACGGCAACACCTTCGCGGCGTTCGAGTTCTATCGGGCGGCGCAGGCTGCCGGCGTCAAACCGATCATCGGTCTCGAGGCTTACGTCACTCCCGGTACGCACCGCAGCGACAAGTCGCGCGTCGCGTGGGGAGCGCCCGAGCAGAAGAGCGACGACGTGTCGGGGTCGGGTGCCTACACCCACATGACGATGTGGAGCGAGAGCACCGAGGGCATGCACAACCTGTTCCGGTTGAGCTCTCTCTCGAGCATGGAGGGCTACTACTTCAAGCCGCGCATGGACCGCGAGCTGCTCCAGACCTACGGTCGCGGCCTCATCGCGACCACCGGCTGTCCGTCCGGCGAGGTGCAGACGCGGCTCCGCCTCGGCCAGTACGACGCCGCGCGCGCCGCCGCGGCCGAGTTCCAGGACATCTTCGGCAAGGAGAACTACTTCGCCGAGATCATGGACCACGGGCTCTCGATCGAGCGCCGGGTCATGACCGACCTGCTGCGCCTGGCCAAAGACCTCGACATCCCCCTGGTGGCCACCAACGACTCCCACTACACGCACCAGCACGAGGCCGACGCCCACGCGGCGCTGCTGTGCGTGCAGTCCGGCTCGACCCTCGACGATCCCAACCGGTTCAAGTTCGACGGCGACGGCTACTACATCAAGACGGCTCAGGAGATGCGTCAGCTCTTCCGCGATCACCCCGAGGCCTGTGACAACACGCTGCTGATCGCCGAGCGGTGCGAGGTCGAGTTCAACACGTCCGCCAACTACATGCCGCGGTTCCCGGTGCCCGACGGCGAGACCGAGGACAGCTGGCTCGTCAAGGAGGTCGAGGCGGGCCTGCACTACCGATACCCCGACGGCATCCCCGACCGGGTGCGCAAGCAGGCCGAGTACGAGACCGGCATCATCCTGCAGATGGGGTTCCCGGGCTACTTCCTCGTCGTCGCCGACTTCATCAACTGGGCGAAGGACAACGGGATCCGCGTCGGTCCCGGTCGCGGCTCGGGGGCGGGGTCGATGGTGGCGTACGCGATGCGCATCACCGACCTCGACCCGCTCGAGCACGGCCTCATCTTCGAGCGGTTCCTCAACCCCGACCGCGTCAGCATGCCCGACTTCGACGTCGACTTCGACGACCGTCGTCGCGGCGAGGTCATCGACTACGTCACCGAGAAGTACGGCTCCGAGCGGGTCGCGCAGATTGTCACGTACGGCACGATCAAGTCCAAGCAGGCGCTGAAGGATGCCGGCCGTGTGCTGGGCTTCCCGTTCAGCATGGGCGAGAAGCTGACCAAGGCCATGCCGCCCGCGGTGATGGGAAAGGACATGCCCCTCGACGGCATGTTCAACAAGGAGCACCCGCGTTTCAAGGAGGCGAGCGAGTTCCGCGCGCTGATCGACACCGACCCGGATGCGAAGACGGTGTTCGACCGTGCGCTGGGGCTCGAGGGGCTGAAGCGGCAGTGGGGAGTCCACGCGGCCGGCGTGATCATGTCGTCCGAGCCGCTGCTCGACATCATCCCGATCATGCGTCGCGAGCAGGACGGGCAGATCGTCACGCAGTTCGATTACCCGTCGTGCGAGACGCTCGGCCTGATCAAGATGGACTTCCTGGGGCTGCGCAACCTCACCATCATCTCCGACGCCCTCGACAACATCCGGATGAACCGGGGCGAGGAGCTCGATCTCGAGCACCTCGAGCTCGACGATCGCCCCGCCTACGACCTGCTCACGCGAGGTGACACGCTCGGAGTGTTCCAGTTGGACGGTGGCCCGATGCGATCGCTGCTGCGTCTGATGAAACCCGATAACTTCGAGGACATCTCGGCCGTCATCGCGCTGTACCGACCGGGCCCGATGGGAGCCAACTCCCACACCAACTACGCGCTGCGCAAGAACGGGCTGCAGCCGATCACCCCGATCCACCCCGAGCTCGAAGAGCCGCTGCGCGAGATCCTCGACACCACCTACGGCCTGATCATCTATCAGGAGCAGGTCATGGCGATCGCTCAGAAGGTCGCCGGCTTCTCGCTCGGGCAAGCAGACATCCTGCGACGAGCGATGGGCAAGAAGAAGAAGTCCGAGCTCGACAAGCAGTACGAGGGCTTCTCGGGGGGCATGAAGGAGCGCGGGTTCGGCGAGGGAGCCGTGAAGGCGCTCTGGGACATCCTGCTGCCGTTCTCCGACTACGCCTTCAACAAGGCCCACTCCGCCGCCTACGGGCTCGTGTCGTACTGGACGGCCTATCTCAAGGCCCACTACCCGGCCGAGTACATGGCGGCGCTGCTGACGAGCGTGGGGGATTCGAAGGACAAGATGGCGGTGTACCTCAACGAGTGCCGTCGCATGGGCATCCGGGTCCTGCCGCCCGATGTCGGCGAATCGATCCGCTACTTCGCGGCCGTCGGCGAAGACATCCGCTTCGGCCTGGGGGCCGTGCGCAACGTCGGGGCGAACGTCGTCGACGGCATCATCACGGCGCGCGCCGACGACAACTACGTCAGCTTCCACGACTTCCTCACCAAGGTGCCGCTCCACGTCGCCAACAAGCGCACCCTCGAGTCGCTGATCAAGGCGGGCGCCTTCGACTCCCTCGGATCCACGCGCCGCGCGCTGATGGAGATCCACGAGGACGCCGTCGAGGCGGCGGTCGACGCGAAGCGCAAAGCCGCCACGGGCGCGATCGGGTTCGACTTCGACAGCCTGTACGACGAGTCCGAAGAGGTCATGCCCGCCAAGGTGCCGGAACGGCCGGAGTGGACGAAGAAGGACAAACTGGCGTTCGAGCGCGAGATGCTCGGGCTGTACGTGTCCGACCATCCGCTCGCGGGCCTCGAGATCCCCCTGGCCAAGCACGCGTCGACCTCCATCCACGACCTCCTCGCGTCCGAGGACGTCCAGGACGGTGATCAGGTGACGGTGGCAGGACTCGTGACGAGCGTGCAGCACCGCGTCGCCAAGCAGAGCGGAAACCCCTACGGCATGATCACCGTCGAAGACTTCGACGGCGAGGTGACGATCATGTTCATGGGAAAGACGTATACCGAGTTCCAGAGCATGCTGGTCGCGGACTCGATCCTCGTCGTGCGCGGTCGGGTGTCGCGCCGCGACGACGGACTCAACCTGCATGGGCAATCGGCCCTCTCTCCCGATCTCGGCTCGTTCGACGCGTCGGGCCCCCTCGTGCTGCTGCTCCCGGAGCAACGAGCGACGGAGTCGACGATCGGAGAGCTCGCTGCCGTCTTGCGCCGCCACAGCGGCGACACCGAGGTGTCTCTCAAGCTCCACCGTGCGGGCACCGCGAAGGTGTTCGAGGTGCCGCATCCGGTGCGTGTGACCCCCGACCTCTACGGCGAGCTCAAGGGGCTTCTCGGCCCGCAATGCCTGGGGTGAGCCGGGTAGGATCGCACCGCAGTGCAACCGCTGTGACGAAGGGAACATCGTGACCGACGAGAAGAAGAACGACTTCGACGACGACCGTCCCGTCACCTCGGCGCCGGACGGTGCAGACGCGGCGACCGATCACCACCCGCGGGTGGACGAGTCGGCCGACGACACTCGCTCCGACGCGGCCGAGAGCGAGTCCGCGTCGCCCTCCCGGCACGACGACATCGCCGAGATCGGCGACACGGCGGCCGACGATGCGACGTCCCCGTCGGTCGACGCCGCATCTGCCGGTCCCGGCTCCGAGCCGGGAACCCCGGTGACGACGGCCTCCGCCGCAACGGCGGGCGCGCCGGCGCAGTACGGGGTCGGCCCGTTGTCGATCCGCGAGACCGCGTTGGTCGGCGTCTGGGCCCTCGCCTTCATCTTCTCGTTCTTCCCCATCTACGGACGGTTCGGCGCCGGATCCTCGGTGTGGGGGGCCGGGATCGACTGGGTCCTCACGATCGGCGCGCCCACGGTGGCCGTCTTCCTGCTCGTCCTCCGCCGGTTCTCCCCTCAGGGCATCCGCCGTGTCGGCTCCCTCGGCATCGATCAGTTCGCCTCCGTCGCGTTCTCGGTCTCGGCGACGGTCTGGCTCGGCATCATCTGGGGGGCCTTCGTGGCCCTCGCTCAGACGAGGGTCTTCGTGGCCAGCTGGGTCGTCTGGGTCGAGTTCGTCCTGATGCTCGCCGGCGTCGTGCTCACCGTGGTCGCACCGCACCTGCCCGTCCTGGGTGAGGACTTCCGCCATCGACCCGACGCGTCCGCCCATCGCCTCGCGCGCGCCGCTCGACCGGTCTCGCCGCGACCCGCTTACGAGCGTGCGGTGCCGACCGCCGCGCCCTCCGGTCCGTCCGCTTCCCCCCAGCCGGCGTACGCCGGCTATGCGGCTCCGGCGGCGGCCGGTCAGAACACCTCCGAGGCAGCGCCGGCCGACGCCGCCGAGCCATTCGACGCGAACGCCACGACGGTCATCGAGCAGACGCCGGCACCCCAGGCGTTCTGGGCGCTCGCTCCCGAGGAGCGCGAGGTGCTCGACGAGAGCGGGGCGCCGCTCTTCAGCATCGGGCCCACGGCCTGGGCGCTGGTCATCGAGGACCGCGGCGAGGTCTTCGTCGTCCGTCACGAGGACGGCCGCGTGGGCTACCTGCACGAGACCCACGACGTCACGCGCGGCTGAGCGGGGCCGCCGCGAGCATTAGCCTGGAACGATGCGCACCATCGACCTGCGCGGCCGCGACCTGACGGCCGCTGAGCTGCTCGCCGCCGTACCCCGTGCCGAGGCCGCGCGCGGCCTCGCTCTCGCAACGGCGGCCGAGATCGTCCACGACGTCGCCTCGCGCGGCGAGGTGTCGTTGCGGGAACAGGCCGCGCGATTCGACGGAGTCGAGAGGTATGACGTGCGTGTTCCCGCCGCGCACCTCTCCGAGGCGCTCGATGGTCTCGATCCCGCCGTGCGCGCCGCCATCGAGGAGGCCATCCGCCGCGTGCGTCTCGCGTCCGCGGCGCAGGTGCCGCCCGACCGCGTCACCGAGCTCGGGCCCGGTGCCCGCGTCGAGCAGCGCTGGCGACCCGTGCGGCGCGTCGGCGTCTACGTCCCCGGCGGCAAGGCCGTCTATCCCTCGAGCGTGGTGATGAACGTCGTGCCCGCGCAGGTCGCGGGAGTGGCCACGGTCGCGCTGGCCTCGCCGCCGCAGCGCGAGCACGGTGGGCGTGTGCACCCCGTGATCCTCGCGGCGGCACACCTGCTGGGCGTGACCGAGGTGTACGCCATGGGAGGCGCCGGCGCGGTCGGAGCGTTCGCCTACGGCGTCGACTCGCTCGGGCTCGATCCGGTCGATGTCATCTCCGGTCCCGGCAACAACTTCGTCGCGCTTGCAAAGCGCGTCGTCGCCGGTGTGGTCGGCACCGACTCCGAGGCCGGCGCCACGGAGATCCTCATCGTGGCCGATGCCACGGCCGACCCCGAGCTCGTGGCCGCCGATCTGGTCAGCCAGGCCGAGCACGACGAGCAGGCTGCGGCGGTGCTGGTGACCGACTCGCTCGACCTGGCCGAGGAGGTCTCCCGTCGCACCGCGACTCGCGCCGCGACGACGCACCACGCAGACCGGGTCGCGGTCGCCCTCGCAGGCCCCCAGTCGGCGATCGTGCTCGTCGACGACGTCGCGGCCGCGACAGCGTTCTCGAACGCCTACGCGCCCGAGCACCTCGAGCTGCATCTCGCTGACCCGCGCCCCGACGACTTCGTCAACGCGGGAGCCGTCTTCGTGGGAGACCACACGCCGGTGAGCCTGGGAGACTACCTCGCCGGCAGCAATCACGTCCTGCCGACCGGGGGGCAGGCGCGCTACGCCGCAGGTCTCGGTGCGGCGACGTTCCTGCGTTCGCAGCAGGTGATCTCCTACGACCGCGATGCCCTGCGCACCGTGCACGACGGCATCGTGGCGCTCTCGGCCTCCGAGCAGCTACCGGCGCACGGCGAAGCCGTCTCGGCGCGGTTCGACGCGTAATCTGGGGTCGCCATGCACTGTCCTTTCTGCCGCAACCCAGACTCCCGCGTCATCGACTCGCGCACGAGCGACGACGGGTTGAGCATCCGCCGCCGCCGCCAGTGCCCGAAGTGCGGCGGTCGTTTCTCGACCATCGAGACCGCGAGCCTGAACGTCATCAAACGGTCCGGTGTGATCGAGCCGTTCAGCCGCGAGAAGGTCATGTCGGGGGTGCGCAAGGCGTGCCAGGGGCGCCCGGTGACCGAGGCCGATCTCGCCGTCCTGGCCCAGGCGGTCGAGGAGGCGGTCCGTCAGACGGGCTCGTCGCAGATCGACACGAACGAGATCGGGCTCGCGATCCTCGGGCCGTTGCGGAACCTCGATGAGATCGCCTACCTCCGCTTCGCGAGCGTCTACCAGGCTTTCGACACGCTCGAGGACTTCGAGGCCGCCATCGAGCAGCTTCGTGCCGACCACGTCACCGCACAGACCTCGGCGGAGTCGGCGGCGCTCTAGGCTGGAGCGCGATGTACCCGTTCATCTTCCGCGCTGTCTTCTCGCGCATGAATCCAGAGACGGCGCACCACCTCGTGGTCCCTGTCATCCGCCTCCTCGGGATCCCGCCGTTCTCCATCGCGGCGCGTGCGCTGACCCGTGCTGATCCGTCCCTCCGGGTCGAAGCGCTCGGTCAGGTCTTCGACTCCCCGTTCGGTGTCGCCGCCGGCTTCGACAAGAACGCGATCATGGTGCGCGGTCTGGGAGCCCTCGGGTTCGGCCACGTCGAGATCGGCACCGTGACCGCCATCCCGCAGGACGGGAATCCGCGCCCGCGGCTGTTCCGGCTCGTCGCTGACCGCGCCCTCATCAACCGGATGGGGTTCAACAACCGGGGCGCCGCGGCCGCGGCATCCCGGCTCCGACGGCTGCGCCGGCTCTCGCCGCGGCCGGTCATCGGGGCGAACATCGGCAAGAGCCGCGTCGTCGAGGTCGACGAC
Protein-coding sequences here:
- a CDS encoding NUDIX hydrolase, which codes for MATPDFVLELREKIGTAPLPLVGVTAIVFRDEKVLLGRRADNGSWQPVSGIVDPGEEPADAAVRECLEEAGIVVRAERLALVHQIPRIVYANGDQVDYLDLVFRCTWVSGDPHPADGELTEVGFYDLGQMTEVAPEHVRKVALAIAEDDPATFRGGR
- the dnaE gene encoding DNA polymerase III subunit alpha; the encoded protein is MLDGAAKIAAMTQAASDYGMPAIAVTDHGNTFAAFEFYRAAQAAGVKPIIGLEAYVTPGTHRSDKSRVAWGAPEQKSDDVSGSGAYTHMTMWSESTEGMHNLFRLSSLSSMEGYYFKPRMDRELLQTYGRGLIATTGCPSGEVQTRLRLGQYDAARAAAAEFQDIFGKENYFAEIMDHGLSIERRVMTDLLRLAKDLDIPLVATNDSHYTHQHEADAHAALLCVQSGSTLDDPNRFKFDGDGYYIKTAQEMRQLFRDHPEACDNTLLIAERCEVEFNTSANYMPRFPVPDGETEDSWLVKEVEAGLHYRYPDGIPDRVRKQAEYETGIILQMGFPGYFLVVADFINWAKDNGIRVGPGRGSGAGSMVAYAMRITDLDPLEHGLIFERFLNPDRVSMPDFDVDFDDRRRGEVIDYVTEKYGSERVAQIVTYGTIKSKQALKDAGRVLGFPFSMGEKLTKAMPPAVMGKDMPLDGMFNKEHPRFKEASEFRALIDTDPDAKTVFDRALGLEGLKRQWGVHAAGVIMSSEPLLDIIPIMRREQDGQIVTQFDYPSCETLGLIKMDFLGLRNLTIISDALDNIRMNRGEELDLEHLELDDRPAYDLLTRGDTLGVFQLDGGPMRSLLRLMKPDNFEDISAVIALYRPGPMGANSHTNYALRKNGLQPITPIHPELEEPLREILDTTYGLIIYQEQVMAIAQKVAGFSLGQADILRRAMGKKKKSELDKQYEGFSGGMKERGFGEGAVKALWDILLPFSDYAFNKAHSAAYGLVSYWTAYLKAHYPAEYMAALLTSVGDSKDKMAVYLNECRRMGIRVLPPDVGESIRYFAAVGEDIRFGLGAVRNVGANVVDGIITARADDNYVSFHDFLTKVPLHVANKRTLESLIKAGAFDSLGSTRRALMEIHEDAVEAAVDAKRKAATGAIGFDFDSLYDESEEVMPAKVPERPEWTKKDKLAFEREMLGLYVSDHPLAGLEIPLAKHASTSIHDLLASEDVQDGDQVTVAGLVTSVQHRVAKQSGNPYGMITVEDFDGEVTIMFMGKTYTEFQSMLVADSILVVRGRVSRRDDGLNLHGQSALSPDLGSFDASGPLVLLLPEQRATESTIGELAAVLRRHSGDTEVSLKLHRAGTAKVFEVPHPVRVTPDLYGELKGLLGPQCLG
- the hisD gene encoding histidinol dehydrogenase — its product is MRTIDLRGRDLTAAELLAAVPRAEAARGLALATAAEIVHDVASRGEVSLREQAARFDGVERYDVRVPAAHLSEALDGLDPAVRAAIEEAIRRVRLASAAQVPPDRVTELGPGARVEQRWRPVRRVGVYVPGGKAVYPSSVVMNVVPAQVAGVATVALASPPQREHGGRVHPVILAAAHLLGVTEVYAMGGAGAVGAFAYGVDSLGLDPVDVISGPGNNFVALAKRVVAGVVGTDSEAGATEILIVADATADPELVAADLVSQAEHDEQAAAVLVTDSLDLAEEVSRRTATRAATTHHADRVAVALAGPQSAIVLVDDVAAATAFSNAYAPEHLELHLADPRPDDFVNAGAVFVGDHTPVSLGDYLAGSNHVLPTGGQARYAAGLGAATFLRSQQVISYDRDALRTVHDGIVALSASEQLPAHGEAVSARFDA
- a CDS encoding RluA family pseudouridine synthase, encoding MPQRALPVPDGLDGVRVDAALAKLLGFSRTFAAEVAAAGGVTLDGRVLGKSDKLVAGGWIDVFWQERAEALIVPVAVPDLGIVHEDDDIVVVDKPAGVAAHPSLGWDGPTVLGALAAAGYRIATTGAAERQGVVHRLDVGTSGLMAVAKSERAYVALKRAFKEREVEKIYHAVVQGHPDPLSGTIDGPIGRHPSHSWKFAVTPTGKDSITHYETLEAFPGASLLEIHLETGRTHQIRVHMAAHRHPCVGDPLYGADPTMSARLGLSRQWLHARELSFAHPVTGEWSTFSSPYAPDLAHALAVLRED
- a CDS encoding cyclodeaminase/cyclohydrolase family protein, producing MDGAALDSLLDALARDQGDPGGGAASGIMTAISAALAQMVCRYTRDAPETDAIDRRLGELRERAVTAAERDARASGALGVALRPAGAEGSDERSARIVAAGATAVGTSARLGAVSLAVWHELERVAAVGNRHLLADVAVAADAVAAGLGGAVTNLRGGLTLVAAHGDASALDAAHGAMVDELLTARSAARALADGAGEP
- the nrdR gene encoding transcriptional regulator NrdR — its product is MHCPFCRNPDSRVIDSRTSDDGLSIRRRRQCPKCGGRFSTIETASLNVIKRSGVIEPFSREKVMSGVRKACQGRPVTEADLAVLAQAVEEAVRQTGSSQIDTNEIGLAILGPLRNLDEIAYLRFASVYQAFDTLEDFEAAIEQLRADHVTAQTSAESAAL